The window TCTTAGCCTATTAATTTTAATGTATATGATAAATAATGAAGTACAATCTAAGAGGAATTATACCATCCCTTTGATTACTATTACGCTTTTATTTTTTATGTGGGGATTCATCACCTGTATGAATGACATCCTTATTCCATACCTGAAACAACTCTTTAAACTGACATTTTTCGAATCGATGTTGGTACAGTTTTGTTTCTTTGGAGCTTATTTTATAGGCTCGCTTATTTACTTCTTGGTTTCCACATCAAGCGGAGACCCAATCAACAAAGTAGGCTACAAAAAAGGAATTCTTTTCGGGATTTATCTCGCGGCTTTCGGATGTATTTTATTTTATCCGGCGGCAACATTCTCTTCTTACGGATTGTTTTTAGGCGCTTTATTCGTTCTTGGATTAGGATTTACCGTTCTTCAGATTACCGCAAACGCTTATGTTTCACTTTTAGGTTCGGAAGATTCTGCATCAAGCCGACTGAATATGACGCAGGCCTTCAATGCCTTCGGAACAACGATTGCGCCGGTTTTGGGCGGACATTTAATTTTTGAATTCTTCTCTGCAGAAGACGGATCTTTCTCTGCAGTGGCAACAAGAATTCCTTATTTAATCTTTGCCGGAATTTTATTATTGGTAGCTATATTGATTTCAAGAGTGAAATTGCCATCATTCCAAACGGCAGAAGAGGAAATTGAGAAAGGCTTTGGAGCGTTAAAGTTTAATCACTTGAAGTTCGGGGTTTTTGCGATGTTCTGCTATGTAGGTGGGGAAGTAGCGGTAGGAAGTTTTATTATCAGCTTTCTGGAGCAGCCTCAGATTATGAATCTTTCTGAAGTAGTAAGTAAAAACTATCTTTCTCTATATTGGGGAGGTGCGATGATTGGGCGTTTCTTAGGTGCTATTTCATTAAATCATTCGATTAGTCAACAGAAGAAAGCATTATATATGTTGGGAGCTGCAGCTGCAGTGTTTCTTGTAATCTTCAGTATTGTTGATCTTACTTTCTCACAGATCTCTTTCTTCTTAGTATTTATTGTTTTAAATTTTATGGCATTCTTTGTAGGAAAATCTGCTCCGGCAAGAACGCTATCTATATTTGCAGGAATCAACGTTTTGTTATTGATCTCTGCAATGTTAAACCAAGGCGAATTGGCAATGTACAGCATCTTAGGAATCGGAATTTTCAACTCGATTATGTTCTCTAATATTTATACATTGGCCATTTCAGGATTGGGAAAATACACAAGCCAAGGTTCTTCTTTAGTTGTAATGGCTATTTTAGGAGGTGCAATAGTTCCTATATTCCAGGGTTATTTGGCAGATGTTTTCGGAGTACAGCAATCATTTATTATTCCTGTGTTCTGTTATGTAGCAATTTTAATTTTTGGTGCGTATTGTACTAAATATTTAAGCCATGTAAAACAGGATGCTGATGCAAAATCTGGACATTAATATTTTTAATTTTATATATGGAAAAACCTGCCGTTGAGCAGGTTTTTTTATGTTACTCTGCTAAAATATTATCATTATTTATAAATTAAATTCTCTAACAATCAGAAATATCTTTTACAAAAATTTTTAAATCTTCGTATTTATCCATTTCCTTTATTGTATTTACCAAACAATATTTAGCAATATTTGACTGACTAGCTTCAATTTTTTCAACAGCAGACTTACCTAATACACGTTTATTGGTATTATTATAAGCTAATACAAAGTTAATTTTCAATTTATCATTATTTATTCCATGCAAGATTTATTCAGTCTTGAGTTTAGTTTTAGCATTTAAATTATATTTTTCAATTGTATTCTTAAAAAATGTACTTCCGTTAACATTTTTAATATCGTTTAATAAACGTTTTGCTGAAAGTTTTACTTGCAGAGATAAATCACGCATACTTCCTGAAAAACCATTTTTAACATGAACAAAATAAATATTATCCTCATTTATAATTAATATATCACATAGTTCAATATTTTCTAATATTTTCTTATCAAATACATAATAACCAGCATTAGTGTGACTTTGATTATATCCATCTTCATCGTCACCATCATTCCACTTATTTAATAAATTTTCTTTTAGTTGATGTTTATTATACAGTTTAATCGCTTCCTCATTCATTCTTTGAATAAATGAATCTTCTAAAAAATACCATGACTTATCTATTCTAAAATATTTTGAACCTTCAAAATTAACTTCGGCAGTTATATGATTAAAAAAGCTTTCAGCAGTGTGGGGTTTTTCTTTTTCATTAATGAAGCTAAGAATTCTTATTCTTTTTATCTTTTTTATAATTAAATCATTATCACTAGTATCATTTAAACTTTTATATACTGATTCTATGCATTTTATATAGATGTCTTTTCTTTCATAAATATAATCATCTTCATCTTTTTTATAAGGTATTTTTAAAAAATACTTATCTGCTTCGTAAAATAAATCTAGTTTTGACGGATGAATAAGTTCAATCACATTGTTTGTGAAATTTTTCCCATCCCTTTCATATTTTAAAACATCAGCTACTAATAAATCATATAAATAAGAATCAAGCTTTTCAAACAGTTCAGAATTTTTTATTTTTTGAAATAATGATAATTGGGTATAAACTCCACTATTTCTAATTTTGTCAATTTCGATTATTATAAGTTTTAGGTCATCAAAACTAATTTTTTTTCTGATAGAAAAATAAGAACCAACTTCTAATAAGACTTTTTCATCACCATCTACAAAATCTTTAAATATTGTTGATTGAAGTTCCTTTCTCATAACCAGCTTAAGTTTAGTTGGAATCTCTGAGTAATCTATAGTCTCTAATAATGTTTGATTAAGATTGAAAACGTCAGTATTTTGTGAGATGTTTGTCGTTATACTTCTTTTACTTCTTTCTATTACAATATCTTCTTCAGGTTTAGCTATCCCAGAATATATATCCATTCCAAATTTTGCATCGATAAATTTTCTTATAACACTGGCTCCACTTCCACCAATTGAACAGTAGATTTGATTGTTATATTCAATAAATAAAACAAATGAAAATTCTATTATGTTAAAATTATGTCTTTCAGAAATATCCTCAGGAAGAAACGTTTTCCAATAAAAATTATTTTGGGGCAGATTAAAACTGTAAGAAAATATTTTAAATTTTCCGTCTTCTTTACTATTAAACGTTCTCTCACCAAGTTCATAGTCTTTATAAGTAGCTTTTAAAAATCCTGCATGATTATCAATTATATATTTTGTAGTTTCCTCAAAAGATAAGTTTTTTATATCTGCATTATTTTTATCAAGACAAAATATTTTTAATCTAACTTTCTTATCCATCGGTATTTAATTTTATTATAATGTAAATTAAGGAACTTTTACGTTATTAAAAATATGGTTTCCCATAATACCAAAAATAAATCTTACTAAATTCAAAACCCACCGTATTTCTACTGAAAGTTCAAATCTTCAAAAACACTCGTTTTCAAACCTCACAACTCCTCCGGAAGTCACAAACCAACCGTTTTGTAACCAAACAACTTTTACTTTTGTTTCAAATCAACTGTTTTGTAACAAAACACAATTGGCGGAAGTCTCCCACAGTTTAATTGAGACCAAACACAAACTTGTTTTGTTTCCCACAAAAAATTTGGAACAAAACAATAATTTATTTACATTTAATACTTGTAATAAGTAAATTATTAACAATTAAAACACAATTTGTATGAAAATTACATTATCAAAACTGAGTACCAAAGATTTGGCTACTCTTTGTCAGAGAATTATTAATTCTTCAGAATCAGGAAATT is drawn from Chryseobacterium muglaense and contains these coding sequences:
- a CDS encoding sugar MFS transporter, translated to MINNEVQSKRNYTIPLITITLLFFMWGFITCMNDILIPYLKQLFKLTFFESMLVQFCFFGAYFIGSLIYFLVSTSSGDPINKVGYKKGILFGIYLAAFGCILFYPAATFSSYGLFLGALFVLGLGFTVLQITANAYVSLLGSEDSASSRLNMTQAFNAFGTTIAPVLGGHLIFEFFSAEDGSFSAVATRIPYLIFAGILLLVAILISRVKLPSFQTAEEEIEKGFGALKFNHLKFGVFAMFCYVGGEVAVGSFIISFLEQPQIMNLSEVVSKNYLSLYWGGAMIGRFLGAISLNHSISQQKKALYMLGAAAAVFLVIFSIVDLTFSQISFFLVFIVLNFMAFFVGKSAPARTLSIFAGINVLLLISAMLNQGELAMYSILGIGIFNSIMFSNIYTLAISGLGKYTSQGSSLVVMAILGGAIVPIFQGYLADVFGVQQSFIIPVFCYVAILIFGAYCTKYLSHVKQDADAKSGH
- a CDS encoding DUF6119 family protein; the protein is MDKKVRLKIFCLDKNNADIKNLSFEETTKYIIDNHAGFLKATYKDYELGERTFNSKEDGKFKIFSYSFNLPQNNFYWKTFLPEDISERHNFNIIEFSFVLFIEYNNQIYCSIGGSGASVIRKFIDAKFGMDIYSGIAKPEEDIVIERSKRSITTNISQNTDVFNLNQTLLETIDYSEIPTKLKLVMRKELQSTIFKDFVDGDEKVLLEVGSYFSIRKKISFDDLKLIIIEIDKIRNSGVYTQLSLFQKIKNSELFEKLDSYLYDLLVADVLKYERDGKNFTNNVIELIHPSKLDLFYEADKYFLKIPYKKDEDDYIYERKDIYIKCIESVYKSLNDTSDNDLIIKKIKRIRILSFINEKEKPHTAESFFNHITAEVNFEGSKYFRIDKSWYFLEDSFIQRMNEEAIKLYNKHQLKENLLNKWNDGDDEDGYNQSHTNAGYYVFDKKILENIELCDILIINEDNIYFVHVKNGFSGSMRDLSLQVKLSAKRLLNDIKNVNGSTFFKNTIEKYNLNAKTKLKTE